One window from the genome of Deltaproteobacteria bacterium encodes:
- a CDS encoding YihY/virulence factor BrkB family protein, giving the protein MPRQRGRRMTMAQHTPDTPAPAALARLAAALEELLATAGWRAFVAIGPLAVIRFLSDQCIQWAATLAYYALIGMAPLLVTLFSVLKAIGLHRGLTPFVMQTIGAGSPEMSLQIVRYIDQAEGRAVVLLSAIGALLAVFGIMGNAEMCFNAIWGGVRGRSLWRKLRSYTAVALIGPLVLLLALAVTAFFRRGTAAYGAVDALYLGGTLLAVLRLLPYVLLWSGFTVLYRFLPNTEVRLRSAVLGAVVAGTLWQIAQWGYVTFVIGLVRYGGLYGALWQVPTLLAWIYLAWAIILFGAQVCRAHQQAGDNRLSRRSDEPRIPDTVRGE; this is encoded by the coding sequence GTGCCTCGGCAGCGCGGCCGGCGCATGACGATGGCGCAGCATACTCCGGATACGCCGGCGCCGGCGGCGCTGGCGCGTCTGGCAGCGGCGCTCGAAGAGCTGCTAGCAACTGCCGGCTGGCGCGCGTTTGTCGCCATCGGCCCGCTAGCGGTTATCCGCTTTCTGAGCGATCAGTGCATCCAGTGGGCCGCCACGCTGGCGTACTACGCCCTCATCGGTATGGCGCCGTTGCTGGTGACGTTGTTCTCCGTGCTCAAGGCCATCGGCTTGCACCGCGGCCTGACGCCGTTCGTCATGCAGACCATCGGCGCCGGCTCGCCGGAGATGTCGCTGCAAATCGTTCGCTACATCGATCAGGCCGAGGGTCGAGCCGTGGTCTTGCTCAGCGCCATCGGCGCCTTGCTGGCGGTTTTCGGAATCATGGGCAACGCCGAGATGTGCTTCAACGCCATTTGGGGCGGTGTGCGCGGCCGCTCGCTCTGGCGCAAGCTACGCTCCTATACGGCGGTGGCGCTGATTGGGCCGCTGGTGCTGTTGCTGGCGCTGGCGGTGACTGCCTTCTTTCGGCGCGGTACGGCGGCGTACGGTGCAGTCGATGCCTTGTATCTCGGCGGTACGCTGCTGGCGGTCCTGCGCTTGCTGCCCTACGTCCTGCTATGGAGCGGTTTCACCGTGCTGTACCGCTTCCTGCCGAACACCGAGGTGCGGCTGCGGTCGGCGGTGCTCGGCGCCGTGGTGGCGGGCACGCTGTGGCAAATCGCGCAGTGGGGCTATGTCACCTTTGTAATCGGCCTGGTGCGCTACGGTGGCCTCTACGGCGCGCTCTGGCAGGTGCCGACCCTGCTGGCGTGGATCTACCTGGCCTGGGCCATCATTCTGTTCGGGGCGCAGGTCTGCCGCGCGCATCAGCAGGCCGGCGATAACCGCCTCAGTCGCCGTTCTGACGAACCACGAATACCGGACACGGTGCGTGGCGAATGA
- a CDS encoding universal stress protein, which produces MREFKTILCPIDFSEASYRALEYGLRFARQSEATIILMHVLHNPSDEFFHPEGYVIGWDQAKAKAKGLLEDTCSKRLGGYAKTEVLVDIGDPHELIVNLARDRRVDLIVTSTHGRTGLAHMVMGSVAEKVIRHAPCPVFVVRQNGD; this is translated from the coding sequence ATGCGAGAGTTCAAGACCATTCTGTGCCCCATCGACTTCTCCGAAGCGTCGTACCGTGCGCTCGAGTACGGCCTGCGTTTCGCGCGGCAATCGGAGGCCACGATCATCTTGATGCACGTTCTGCACAACCCTTCGGATGAGTTCTTTCATCCCGAGGGCTACGTCATCGGCTGGGATCAAGCCAAGGCCAAGGCGAAGGGCTTGCTCGAAGACACCTGTAGCAAGCGCTTGGGCGGCTATGCCAAGACCGAAGTGCTCGTCGACATCGGTGATCCGCACGAACTGATCGTCAATCTGGCGCGCGATCGTCGCGTCGATCTGATCGTCACTTCGACCCACGGCCGCACCGGCTTGGCTCACATGGTCATGGGCAGCGTGGCCGAGAAGGTCATTCGCCACGCACCGTGTCCGGTATTCGTGGTTCGTCAGAACGGCGACTGA
- a CDS encoding CoA transferase: MSDALGPLSGIRVLELSNESGAYCGKLLADMGADVIKIEPPGGDSMRSIGPFFAGPPPPAEQGNRSLFFWHYHTSKRSLILDLTQPSGQEQFRQLAATADLMIETCTPGYLDGLDLGYARLARCNPRLIVISLTPFGQNGPYRDWKSSDTVAQALGGMLYVNGHPDEAPLRSLGLQAYHSASAYAAIGAVLALLARARTGCGQHLDVSIQECVAATVEHVSGYFHQTGQIEVRRGTLHWSRYFRVAKCRDGYALHCSLGDWTSLIEWVKGDGKAQELAGEQWDDFNHRRRNCVRLFDVLDGWAAEYSAAELVAGAQLRRIPYAAVLAPESLPANPQLAERGFFVPVEHPELGRALTYPGAPFQFSESNWAIRRRPPLLGEHTDEVLRETVGPLLPNSGDVSSASPLLAGEGVGCSTRRVLDGVRVLDFTWVVAGPVATRILADHGAEVIKIERRDSLDFGSRRGGLTGNLNRGKQSIVLNLADPRGVALAKQLAATADVVIDNFSARVMRNWGLDYQSLRAIKPNIIAVSMSGFGHTGPHKDYVSYGPTLQALSGYTLLMRHPGGEPAGWGFSYSDMAGGYHAALAVLLALWHRQRTGHGQFVDLSQFESVTAVLGPLLLDILVNRATISPFGNRSQERPAAPHGVYRCRDDNGGTTPAAPGAGGERAADRWCAITVFDEQEWQRLCAALGHPPWTRDPRFATLAERLAHQEALDQFISGWTRQRGAEAVMHTLQRAGVAAGVVNNARDLCLNDQQLRARGYWAHVATPEGELLEFDGVPVRLSATPGRVAGPGPLLGEHTDSVVERLLHLSPEALAGLRADRVIA, from the coding sequence ATGAGTGACGCCCTCGGTCCCCTCAGCGGCATTCGCGTTCTCGAGCTGAGCAACGAGAGCGGCGCCTATTGCGGCAAGCTCTTGGCCGACATGGGTGCCGATGTCATCAAAATCGAGCCACCCGGCGGAGATTCGATGCGGAGCATCGGGCCGTTTTTTGCCGGCCCGCCGCCGCCAGCGGAGCAGGGCAATCGCTCGCTGTTCTTCTGGCACTACCACACCAGCAAACGCAGCCTCATCCTCGACCTGACGCAGCCGAGCGGCCAGGAGCAGTTCCGGCAGCTGGCGGCCACGGCCGACCTCATGATCGAGACCTGCACACCCGGTTACCTCGATGGTCTCGACCTCGGTTACGCACGACTGGCCCGGTGCAACCCGCGGCTCATAGTCATCTCGCTCACCCCGTTCGGGCAGAACGGGCCGTATCGCGATTGGAAGTCATCCGACACCGTGGCGCAGGCGTTGGGCGGCATGCTCTACGTCAACGGCCATCCCGACGAAGCGCCGCTGCGTTCACTGGGCTTGCAGGCCTATCACAGCGCCTCGGCGTACGCCGCCATCGGCGCCGTGCTGGCGCTGCTCGCGCGCGCACGCACCGGCTGCGGGCAGCACCTCGACGTGAGCATCCAGGAATGCGTTGCCGCCACCGTCGAGCACGTCAGCGGCTACTTCCACCAGACCGGGCAGATCGAGGTCCGCCGCGGCACGCTGCACTGGAGCCGCTATTTCCGCGTCGCCAAGTGCCGCGACGGCTACGCGCTGCACTGCAGTCTCGGCGACTGGACTTCGCTGATCGAGTGGGTCAAGGGCGACGGCAAGGCGCAGGAACTCGCCGGCGAGCAGTGGGACGACTTCAACCATCGCCGGCGCAACTGTGTGCGCCTGTTCGACGTCCTCGACGGCTGGGCGGCGGAGTACAGCGCCGCCGAACTGGTCGCGGGCGCCCAGCTGCGCCGCATCCCTTACGCCGCCGTGCTCGCGCCCGAGAGCTTACCTGCCAACCCACAGCTGGCCGAGCGCGGCTTCTTCGTCCCGGTCGAACATCCCGAGCTCGGCCGCGCCCTCACTTATCCCGGGGCCCCGTTTCAATTCAGCGAAAGCAACTGGGCAATCCGGCGCCGCCCACCGCTGCTGGGCGAGCATACGGATGAAGTGCTGCGAGAGACAGTCGGCCCACTGTTGCCTAACTCCGGTGACGTCTCCTCTGCGTCACCTCTCCTTGCGGGAGAGGGCGTGGGCTGTTCGACGCGGCGCGTCCTCGACGGCGTCCGCGTCCTCGACTTCACCTGGGTGGTGGCGGGGCCGGTGGCCACGCGCATTCTCGCCGATCATGGCGCCGAGGTCATAAAGATCGAGCGGCGCGACTCGCTCGACTTCGGCTCGCGTCGCGGTGGGCTGACGGGCAACCTCAACCGCGGCAAGCAGAGCATTGTGCTCAACCTGGCCGATCCACGCGGAGTCGCGCTGGCGAAACAGTTGGCCGCCACCGCCGACGTGGTCATCGACAACTTCAGCGCGCGGGTGATGCGCAACTGGGGCCTGGACTACCAGTCGCTGCGTGCGATCAAGCCCAACATCATCGCCGTCAGCATGTCCGGCTTCGGCCACACCGGCCCGCACAAGGACTACGTCAGCTACGGCCCCACCCTGCAAGCACTCTCCGGCTACACGCTGCTGATGCGCCACCCCGGCGGCGAGCCCGCCGGCTGGGGCTTTTCGTACTCGGACATGGCCGGCGGCTACCACGCCGCGCTGGCGGTGCTGCTCGCGCTGTGGCACCGGCAGCGCACCGGCCACGGACAATTCGTTGATCTCTCTCAGTTTGAGAGCGTCACCGCGGTGCTCGGCCCGCTCCTGCTCGACATCTTGGTCAACCGCGCCACCATCTCGCCGTTCGGCAACCGCTCGCAGGAACGGCCGGCCGCGCCCCACGGCGTCTACCGCTGCCGCGACGACAACGGCGGCACCACGCCGGCGGCGCCCGGCGCCGGCGGCGAGCGCGCGGCCGACCGTTGGTGCGCCATCACCGTGTTCGACGAGCAGGAGTGGCAGCGTTTGTGCGCCGCCCTCGGCCACCCGCCATGGACGCGCGACCCCCGCTTCGCCACACTCGCAGAGCGCCTCGCCCATCAGGAGGCACTCGACCAGTTCATCAGCGGCTGGACCCGGCAACGTGGGGCCGAGGCAGTGATGCACACCCTACAGCGCGCCGGCGTCGCTGCCGGCGTCGTCAACAACGCGCGCGACCTCTGCCTCAACGACCAGCAGCTGCGCGCGCGTGGCTACTGGGCGCACGTAGCGACCCCGGAAGGCGAGCTGCTGGAGTTTGACGGCGTGCCGGTGCGGCTGTCGGCCACGCCCGGGCGGGTCGCCGGCCCAGGGCCCCTACTTGGCGAGCACACCGACTCGGTGGTAGAGCGTCTGCTACATTTGTCCCCGGAGGCGCTTGCCGGCTTGCGCGCCGACCGGGTGATCGCGTGA
- a CDS encoding COX15/CtaA family protein — protein sequence MFGTTSSTRYAKFAWGILGFNVLVILWGAVVRATGSGAGCGSHWPLCNGAVLPRGPEAATIIEFAHRVSSGLAALLVLALIAGAWRAFPRGHRVRSAAVWSGLFMLSEALIGAALVLLELVAQNTSSARGLWVAGHLVNTLLLLAALALTAWWASGGPAIAVHRQGVLPLLIAASLGGVLVLGMSGAVTALGDTLFPAASLAEGKAQTFSATAHLFVRLRLWHPVLAVVFGSVLLITAAAAAAARASAGRRALAIALVGLYVAQLLIGVVNVWYLAPTAVQIVHLLFADLVWIALVLLAASALAADEDTAVAAR from the coding sequence GTGTTCGGCACCACCTCCTCAACCCGTTACGCCAAATTCGCCTGGGGTATCCTGGGCTTCAACGTGCTCGTGATTCTCTGGGGCGCGGTGGTGCGCGCCACCGGCTCGGGGGCCGGCTGCGGCAGCCACTGGCCGCTGTGCAACGGCGCGGTGCTACCGCGCGGCCCCGAGGCCGCCACGATCATCGAGTTCGCGCATCGAGTGAGCAGCGGCTTAGCGGCGCTGCTGGTGCTCGCGCTCATCGCCGGCGCCTGGCGCGCCTTCCCACGTGGGCACCGGGTGCGAAGCGCAGCCGTCTGGTCCGGGCTGTTCATGCTGAGCGAAGCGCTGATCGGCGCGGCGCTGGTTCTGCTCGAGTTGGTGGCGCAAAACACCTCGTCCGCTCGCGGGCTCTGGGTGGCTGGGCACTTGGTGAACACCTTGCTGCTGCTCGCTGCGCTGGCTTTGACAGCGTGGTGGGCGTCGGGCGGCCCCGCCATCGCCGTGCACCGGCAGGGCGTACTGCCCCTGCTGATAGCAGCCAGTCTCGGCGGCGTCTTGGTGCTCGGCATGAGCGGGGCGGTAACCGCGCTCGGCGATACTCTCTTTCCCGCTGCCAGCTTGGCTGAAGGCAAAGCGCAGACCTTTTCGGCCACGGCCCATCTCTTCGTGCGACTGCGCCTATGGCATCCGGTGCTGGCGGTGGTATTTGGGTCTGTTCTCCTGATCACCGCTGCGGCCGCGGCGGCGGCCCGCGCCAGCGCCGGCCGCCGGGCTCTTGCCATTGCCCTGGTCGGGCTCTACGTCGCCCAGCTGCTCATCGGCGTTGTCAACGTCTGGTACCTGGCTCCCACCGCCGTGCAGATTGTGCACTTGTTGTTTGCCGACCTGGTCTGGATCGCGCTGGTGCTCTTGGCCGCCAGCGCATTGGCAGCCGATGAAGACACGGCCGTGGCAGCACGTTGA